A genomic region of Trifolium pratense cultivar HEN17-A07 linkage group LG3, ARS_RC_1.1, whole genome shotgun sequence contains the following coding sequences:
- the LOC123913528 gene encoding protein TRI1-like, with protein sequence MKYYEYFRCDMDEVVKKKGGGGFCKICSLSPDVQEFVGAPEMARTEVVKQLWAYIREKNLQDPNNWRNIICDEPLRALFGVNSINMFQMNKVLAKHIWPMDSDDVVQVKKSVPKEKKNKQEREDDCMVN encoded by the exons ATGAAGTATTATGAATACTTTAGATGCGATATGGATGAGGTAGTAAAGAAAAAAGGCGGCGGTGGTTTTTGCAAAATATGTAGCCTGTCTCCGGATGTTCAGGAATTCGTTGGAGCACCAGAGATGGCTAGGACTGAG GTTGTTAAGCAATTATGGGCCTATATTAGGGAGAAAAATTTGCAAGACCCAAACAATTGGCGGAATATCATTTGTGATGAACCACTGCGTGCTCTTTTTGGTGTCAATTCCATCAATATGTTCCAAATGAATAAAGTTTTGGCAAAGCATATCTGGCCAATGGATTCTGATGATG TTGTCCAGGTGAAGAAGTCAGTACCAAAGGAAAAGAAGAACAAGCAAGAGAGAGAAGATGATTGTATGGTTAATTAA